From a single Vibrio tubiashii genomic region:
- a CDS encoding alpha/beta fold hydrolase, giving the protein MNKFAIDGREMAYQDIGQGPVIVLGHSYLWDSEMWAPQVAALSQNYRCIVPELWAHGQSDFAPESTRSLTDYAKQIVALMDHLDIETFSIVGLSVGGMWGTEVVSLVPQRVQSLVLMDTFVGLEPEVTHAKYFGMLDTISQLQAVPEPLVEAVTPLFFANNAQQDNPELVERFTESLRSLKGDRAVEVARVGRMVFGRRDQIEEIEKFALPVLIAVGQEDKPRPVLESYLMHDTISGSELIQIPKAGHISNLEQADFVTEMLKSFLERVYS; this is encoded by the coding sequence ATGAATAAGTTTGCGATCGACGGGCGTGAAATGGCGTACCAAGATATTGGTCAAGGTCCAGTGATTGTTCTTGGCCATAGCTATCTTTGGGATAGCGAGATGTGGGCGCCACAAGTCGCTGCATTGAGCCAAAATTACCGCTGTATCGTTCCAGAGTTATGGGCGCATGGCCAATCAGACTTTGCCCCAGAGTCGACGCGTTCTTTAACGGATTACGCTAAGCAGATTGTCGCATTGATGGATCATCTTGATATCGAAACCTTCTCAATTGTTGGTCTGTCGGTAGGGGGAATGTGGGGCACTGAAGTGGTTAGCCTAGTACCACAACGCGTTCAGTCGCTAGTATTGATGGATACTTTTGTTGGTCTTGAGCCTGAAGTTACCCATGCCAAATACTTCGGTATGCTCGATACAATTAGTCAGTTGCAAGCAGTACCAGAACCATTGGTAGAAGCGGTGACGCCACTGTTTTTTGCCAATAACGCACAGCAAGATAACCCTGAATTGGTCGAGCGCTTTACTGAATCTTTGCGCAGCTTAAAAGGTGATAGAGCGGTTGAAGTCGCTCGTGTAGGGCGCATGGTATTTGGTCGTCGCGACCAAATTGAAGAGATCGAAAAATTCGCTCTACCGGTTTTGATTGCGGTAGGCCAAGAAGATAAACCTCGTCCGGTTCTAGAGTCATACTTGATGCACGATACTATTTCTGGCTCAGAGCTCATTCAGATTCCGAAAGCGGGTCATATCTCTAATCTAGAGCAAGCGGATTTTGTTACTGAGATGCTTAAGAGCTTCTTAGAGCGCGTATACTCTTAA
- the plsY gene encoding glycerol-3-phosphate 1-O-acyltransferase PlsY — translation MTPLALIMIIFAYLLGSISSAVLICRVLRLPDPRGVGSNNPGATNVLRIGGKKAAVAVLLCDMLKGTIPVWGGYFLDIDPIILGVIAIAACLGHMYPLFFHFKGGKGVATALGAIAPIGLDLTGMIIATWLSVAFLFRYSSLAAIVTVLLAPFYTWMVKPQYTLPVAMLCCLIIFRHHQNIKRLFEGTEPKVGEKKNGLNKAS, via the coding sequence ATGACCCCACTAGCACTGATCATGATCATCTTTGCCTATTTGCTAGGCTCGATATCGAGTGCAGTGCTGATTTGTCGTGTACTGCGCTTACCGGATCCTCGTGGTGTTGGTTCAAACAACCCTGGCGCGACTAACGTACTCAGAATTGGCGGCAAGAAAGCAGCGGTTGCTGTTCTTCTGTGTGACATGTTGAAAGGCACCATTCCTGTTTGGGGTGGTTACTTCCTTGATATTGATCCTATCATTCTTGGCGTTATCGCGATTGCCGCCTGCTTAGGTCATATGTACCCGCTGTTCTTTCACTTTAAGGGCGGCAAAGGGGTAGCGACAGCCTTGGGCGCCATTGCTCCGATTGGATTAGATCTGACGGGCATGATCATCGCAACTTGGCTAAGCGTGGCGTTTTTGTTCCGCTACTCGTCTCTGGCCGCGATTGTCACTGTGTTGCTTGCCCCTTTTTATACGTGGATGGTCAAGCCGCAATATACACTGCCAGTAGCCATGCTGTGCTGTTTGATTATTTTCCGTCATCACCAAAACATTAAGCGCCTATTTGAAGGAACCGAGCCTAAAGTGGGTGAAAAGAAGAATGGATTGAATAAAGCCTCATAG
- the folB gene encoding bifunctional dihydroneopterin aldolase/7,8-dihydroneopterin epimerase — protein MDKVFIEQLEVITTIGVYDWEQEIKQKLVLDIEMAHDNRPAGKSDDVVDALDYAQVSQAVLSHIEGGRFLLVERVAEEVAELIMSRFNVPWIKIRLTKPGAVPQAAGVGVVIERGAA, from the coding sequence ATGGACAAAGTATTTATTGAGCAACTCGAAGTGATCACCACGATTGGAGTTTATGATTGGGAACAAGAGATCAAACAAAAATTGGTGCTTGATATCGAAATGGCTCACGATAATCGTCCTGCAGGTAAAAGCGATGATGTGGTCGATGCGCTTGATTACGCTCAGGTTAGCCAGGCGGTGCTGTCTCATATTGAAGGCGGTCGATTCCTGTTAGTCGAGCGTGTTGCCGAAGAAGTCGCTGAACTGATTATGTCTCGCTTCAATGTACCTTGGATCAAAATTCGTTTAACTAAGCCGGGAGCTGTCCCTCAGGCAGCAGGTGTGGGTGTGGTGATCGAAAGAGGCGCTGCATGA
- the folK gene encoding 2-amino-4-hydroxy-6-hydroxymethyldihydropteridine diphosphokinase, which yields MITTYIGIGSNIDRRKHIQAAITELNAIGSDIRLSTIYECESIGFESNAFYNLVVEMKTSLTLTEFSRQLRKIELKWGRAENAGKFEPRTVDLDIILFGDQTCSSKPEIPRGDIFKYAFVLKPLFELCPQLVVPQDGRTIEQIWQQTSFDTDLEAIPLWFN from the coding sequence ATGATCACTACCTATATAGGTATTGGCTCAAACATTGACAGGCGCAAACATATCCAAGCCGCCATTACTGAGTTGAATGCGATCGGTAGCGACATTCGCTTATCGACGATTTATGAGTGCGAGTCGATTGGCTTTGAGAGCAATGCCTTTTACAACCTTGTCGTAGAAATGAAAACATCGTTAACTTTAACGGAATTTTCACGACAACTGCGTAAAATTGAGCTCAAATGGGGGCGCGCTGAGAACGCTGGCAAGTTTGAGCCTCGCACTGTCGATCTCGATATTATCCTGTTTGGTGATCAAACTTGTTCATCTAAGCCTGAGATACCGCGTGGTGATATTTTTAAATATGCCTTTGTTCTCAAGCCACTGTTCGAGCTTTGTCCGCAATTAGTTGTCCCTCAAGATGGACGGACGATTGAACAAATTTGGCAGCAGACCTCGTTTGATACTGATTTAGAAGCCATCCCATTATGGTTTAACTAA